CGGGGCTGGGCCAACATGGGATGGAACCAGTGGTGTTCATGTTCACATGACAAACACTCAAATCACTGATGTGGAGATTCTTGAGCAAAGGTATGCTGTGATTGTGCACAAATTTGGAATAAGAGAGAATAGTGGTGGAGATGGATACCACAAAGGAGGTAATGGAATTGTTAGAGAAATAGAGTTCAAGTGTCCAGTTACATTGAGCATTCTCTCTGAGAGGCGTGTTCATGCACCAAGAGGATTGAAAGGTGGGAAAAATGGAGCTCGTGGAGCCAATTTTCTTATCAGGAAAGATAATAGAAAGATTTATATTGGTGGAAAGAACACAGTTCAAGCACAAGCAGGGGACATCATTCAGATTTTAACTCCTGGTGGTGGTGGATGGGGTTTTCCCaagtgattattattattatttacttcATTACTTGCATTTTACTATGTTATTTTGTATGAATGAATATTTGTGTTGTGTTTTAAATACCTTAGTATGGTCTATACTATCAATAAATCTTGTCTAGCATGGATGATTGTTGATTTCTTAAGGAAAGTTTTTTGCAAAAATTAGAGGCAAACAAATCCTGAAGTTATATATCTTGAGGGAACCCCAAATActaatttaacttatttttgaaCCATACACAACTTCAAAGTTTTGCCCTATAAACTTGGAATCGTTTTGAATTCCTCTCTGGCTTGACAAGAACAAAATAAGTTCTTCTCAATTCCACTTTTTGGCCATCGGTGCAGTTTCTGCTGTCAACAAAAtctaaaaatcaaaatgctggacattgttaaaaaatatataaataatttctAGCTCATCCTAATACTTTTTAAACATTTTAAGAatgaaaattttgatatatatatatatatatcactagAGATCTGCATTGTATACTAGcatattaatcaaattaaaaaaaaaataatcttcTTAGCCTTTCTGCTAAACCAAGGCAATTATATAATGGCATCACAAGCTTACTACAGCTCCATTGAACAGgacaacaaaagaatcaaggaaaACAAGCCTTTATTCTTTATTTATAGTACGATCACATCACAATGACAGAGTACAACATGCACCATTCTTGGCGTTCCTTATTGACAAATTCCAAAATACAGAAAGAAACTAGAAAGAGGACAATCATCAAATCATAATATAACACTGGAGAGTGGTGACCATTCAGCGAAACACAAAAGACTACGCACCTTAATAACTAAGTtctccattcaattcaattcaaattcaaCCCCACCATTGGTGAACTGCAACACCCTCATCTCTCAGCCTTCCATACAAGGCTAAGCACTCCCAATATGCTCTTCGTCTTCGACTACTCTTTCTCTTCCCCTTCTGCCACCACTCATTCTTACACTCCAAGAAGAGTTCATCCACCAAGCACACTGTCCTTTTCTTTATCATCTCCTCCACCACCTCTGCTTCTGCCTTCATCACAACAAACTCTTCCTCCTTCACATGCTTAGACAACCAAGCAGAAGCATCATCAGCATTGATACTACGAGTCTCGAATTCTGTGTTCTTCTTGGGGTAGTTATGTTCAAACCATTGTATTACACCCTTGTTTTCCTCAGCCAAGCCTACTTCAATGAATAGTCTTCTACTATAGCCTTCAAGAGAATCACCCGACAAGTCAGGTAGGTACTTGAAACTCTTTCTATACTCCAATTTGGTGTCAACCTCTCTAGGTGGCTCAAGGAGCACATCTTCAAGACCTTCCAAcaccattttcttttcttcatttccaaATTTGCAAAGCTTCCTCTTTTTGGAAGAAGATGAATCATCAGCCAACTTAATAGTGGCTGGGCTGGTCTTCCTCAATGCAACAATGATGGAATCATATCTCCTAAGGTACACAATTCTATAATTGGATTGTTCTCTGAAAGCTGCATTCAACGGTTGAGCAGCCAATGGAAGAGCCACAATGCCACCAACTTTCAGAATTCTATCGACAAACTCGGCGTCTTGGGAAGAAGTGAACACAAAGTCATAGGACTCATCAGGGAACAAgcctttcttcatttccaaatCAGAGTCCATGACCACATCAACCTCATTGTTATTGAGGATAGCAACACTTCCAAATCCAAATCCAAATCCGCCATGGAAAGAGCTCAAAAGCAGAGCCTTATCATCCTTCTTGAATAGACCTTCTTCAGCCAAATCATGAACAACCGAATTCAGCAGCCCAGCATTGAGATAACCAGAATAGGTTCTGGTACCGGATACAGAAAACAAGGAGCTTGAACTCGAACTCGAAGAAGGGAATCCCGTAAGAATGGTTCCCAAGAAAGGCAAAGACACAATAACAATAGCTAAAAACAAGGATCGTGACAAAATGCGCAAAACCTGAGCCTCTGGGATCCTAATGACAAGAACAGCATCGGGATTGAAAGCAATAGTTCCACCATGAAAATGCATCCTTTTCCTCTTACCCTTACACACCTTACCGAGCTCCATTCAGACGCAGAAAAAAGGAATGTGATTGTGAAAAcgagaaaggaagaaagaaattctgaaatcccCAAATTAAGAAATTAAAGGAGGGAACTTTGTAGTTTCTAGCGAGTGCAGAACCTGGAAGCGGTGTGGTTTCCACCCACAAGAGTTACACGATTGCTTAGAATTCTGCAGCAGAGGAGCAACAAGAGCATGATCCTCTGGACCTCCATTGGCTCCGCTCAGATCGGTGGCGTGATTAAGCAAGTTGCTGTCATCTGAGAACACGTGGCGCACACGAGGAACGAGATTAGAGAAGACGAAAATGATTGAAGTTTTTGCGAGCGAGCGAGAAAGGGAAAGAGAGAAGAATGAAAAATTTAATGGAAAGGGAAAGTTGTTGAATTGAAACTCGAAATCTATGTTTAGAAATTTCATGGCGTGTGAGTGCAGTGTTTCCGTTTTTTTACTTTTACCAGACTCTGACGCTGGTTCCCTTATTTTTAGCATTTTCATGACTCTTGCTtaggggtggcaagcggggaagcccgccccgccccgccagaAGTCCGCCCTTTGGCGGGCTGGCCCACCCCGCCCCGCCTAGTGAGGCGGTCTTTCTAGTCCGCCCCGCCTAACTGCGGGCTGGCGGGCTGGTGGGCTAAGCCCGCCAaagctcctctttttttttttttttttttactattaactattaagtaatatataatttcacaaccatattaataaatttataatttctaatggcataaaaaattatattttttatattcacaaacattaaagtctttgtaattataaatatctaataaatataattataaaccaaatttttattcaaaatataagtataaatattctctccaaagcaaaataaatataatccaaaacataattataaatattgtctcaaaaataacataaacataattcaaaacactcaatttttatcttcatactCTTGTAAGTTAGGTTGGGGAAAGTTAGGTACTggcaaaaaaattacaaaaatacccCCTCACTAATAAAAACCTTAGCCCGGCGGgaaagcccgccccgccccgccaaagcccGCCAAAACCCGCGGTTTAAGCGGTGCGGGTTAGGCGGGCTTTTGCTATTTGGCGGTCCCGATTTTCCAGCCCAGCCCgccttttttggcgggttacgcGGGCCGGCCCGGCGGGTTTaggcccgtttgccacccctactCTTGTCTTGCTGTTATCGCCTTTGCCAATTTTATAacaattctctcttattattcaattatgtttttttattttttaaacaataaatttgagaatgagttatttttggctaattttttttatattgattaaatatatgtgtaataCATTGTTATTAGAAGATTAGGTTTTTTTTATATGGGTTTTTTTATTGGTATTATTTAAATCGAAGAATCCGATTtgtttgaagaaaaaaataaactacaaATCATCTccgatttgtattttttatgttttttatttttaaaaaaaaaaatcagacgGTCCGATTTTAACATTacaaattctttttattttcgaaaacataaatcggaccgtccgattagttttgttttctttttttttttctaaaatcaaaacggaccctccgattagacttttttatttttttttatttttttttaaatcaaaacgGACCTTCCGAATTCTATTAAAACATCCTTGACATCACATACAGGAAAAGCATCCCTCTTCTCCATAATGTTATATCACCCACTCTCTCCTTCATATCCAAAATAAAAAGTGGTTATTTTTCTAGTGTAATAATTAATGTTTGTGTTTGCTTTTAGAGACAGAATAttgagataaaaatataaaaatacaaaattatagagagattgaattagtatattttgtatttttcaataaaaaaagatattaataagagatataatttattttttatttttattgtttttatcaaattcttataattatattttttaatattttttgtataaaaaaatgagaataaatagacttttataatttcttttagtttatcattcaacaaaatataataatactaattttatatatttctcatttttttattttgtcttgtTCTTAGAACCAAATAAATAGTTTGagttttttatataaattttttttatactaacaagtaacaacatataaaaattaaattcattttgttaatattttattttgtttggaAAATGttaatgtataaaaaaaattaaaatgaaattgaagtGTAACAAAGAATTTTGgccctttattatttaataaaattggaATATGATGATGTGATCTTTGTccaaataaaattgaaatgtTATAGTTAATTCATTTGGTTCTATTTGAGAACATTGAAGGACAAAAATgctaagtatatatatataaattggccccctaaataattattatgtatttgtaAGCAGTGGCGGAGCTTGAAACGAAATTTTGGGGGGCCAGATAGAAGATAACTGTCAAAATACTTTTTATATGGACCTATTTAAGATAAACTCGTCTAACTTCATTTCTCTGATTTGAGTAATATTGCCAAATTTGAAGCCATTTTCAGGGCATTGTTCCAAAGAATTAAGGTCAAACTCATCAGATACAACTCTTTAAACTTTTGAAGGTTGTATCTTACTTTCTTCGtgattcattaaagtagaagaactatctacagatgttgatattgtaaaagttatatgttttacttcttaaatattagccttcctcttaaaaaatgcatcatcaactctttgattttttatgattattttatataaaaatttgaatatatatccggtaaaatatgtaaaaaaaaaattagaaggacaaatattaaaatttataatatttattgaatttttttatcaatttatacaaatacaataatatcaatacttattgaatattctaatatttttatcatataaaaaaaattaaattaataacagtaaaatataaataatattaaattacataaataaaaaatatctaattgtttatatttgaactcaaaGGTAGAGGGAGTGTTGCTTATTGAATAGAGAGTTGCGAAATGTGAATACACTCAATTCAGTCTAAATTCGATATGTTTTGaatgtttaaaactaaaaactattGTACAATAAAAGCAAAAGATGAAGATTGAACTTTGgtattttaagtcataataaaatatttgagccaattaaactattttttattttttaaaaaagtattactaatttttttaataaaagtttggGGGGGCCGTGGCCACCCCTTGTCTGAACTAAGCTCCGCCACTGTTTGTAAGTTTTGGTCCATTATAAGATCAAGGTGAATACTTTATGAAATTTTAATGTAATGcgaaaatttttaatattttgcaACACTTAAAAAGAGATATCTTAATAAATTTAagtattttattctttttttttaattttagaatttattgaTGATAATATTGCATAAAATAAGTTTGCAGTTAAAGTTGTTTGTGTTATTATAATTAACagttatataaaaataaatttttttatttataaatatttttctaaatttatttggTGAAAGTATCTtaagtataaaaataattatctttataatgcaataactttcttaaaattagttgttattaatttattattataatttttacatTATCTTAATATAGGTATCACatgttaataattaaataatattattttttataacattttagtgataatgaataaaattatcttttaatttatatttttcttttgttttttatatttttatttattatatacatttttaataatattttattattatgattaataaaaatattataacacgttgacttttaaaaaatattaaacatattCATAGagactttttaaaattttaaaaattttttaagattgagatttttcaaattttttcaaaaattattttatattttatcttagAGACTAATTTATTTAGCTTGCGTATAAAAACAATAAACATTATAGATTATcttgtatattttaaaatttgagggACTAAAGTTAGCCAGTTAAGGGTGGCAATGAAGCGGATAGGAACGGATTTTTACTCTACTCGATCTCAGCCTGTCCTACAATAACTCGCATAAAACTCACCCCCACTCCTGACTCCTACCTGCAGGTAGTAAAAAATTGAACCCCTAACCCGCTTTCGCGGGTACCTGTCCCCCACCCCTATCCACccatataattattaaaattcaataaataaaattaaatttcaaaatttatataactatcattacatacatattattaattattttactaattattttacatatattacacatattatatattaaaattacatATATTGGGGCGGATATTATGTCGCACTCCGTCCCGCTCAAGAACCCGCCCTGATCGAGTAGAGGCGGGATGGGTACCCGCAGATTCGGATAGTGTTGCCATCCCTAACTAAAGCAGGAAGGATGTATGTGTGTATGATTGTGGGGATGAGCTCTCActacaatttaaatttttttagagcaatatatgataataatatttatttgctcccATTAAAATCTTGAATTTGACCCTacactaattttttattcaatttttagtACTTAAtagtcaatttaaaaatttcattttagatgtctattataattattatttctcaatttaaataaaatttgtgtttttttttagaaattgattcaaaattcaaaagagtattatttatctttttttatattagctttaatttttttcgtaaCAACtgcattaattgaaaaaaatttctcaatcataaatttcaataaaaattgacttctaattatataaaaattaaaaaataaaattttaaataattatttgttaatatataaaaaaagttatttataataacaaaatataattatagttataataataattatgttatatgtatataaaaaataattataactatattaaaatataaaatatatattaaaattaaattaaataatatttatatttatatataaatatataataattaataattaatttaataatt
This sequence is a window from Arachis stenosperma cultivar V10309 chromosome 10, arast.V10309.gnm1.PFL2, whole genome shotgun sequence. Protein-coding genes within it:
- the LOC130958202 gene encoding uncharacterized protein LOC130958202, which encodes MELGKVCKGKRKRMHFHGGTIAFNPDAVLVIRIPEAQVLRILSRSLFLAIVIVSLPFLGTILTGFPSSSSSSSSLFSVSGTRTYSGYLNAGLLNSVVHDLAEEGLFKKDDKALLLSSFHGGFGFGFGSVAILNNNEVDVVMDSDLEMKKGLFPDESYDFVFTSSQDAEFVDRILKVGGIVALPLAAQPLNAAFREQSNYRIVYLRRYDSIIVALRKTSPATIKLADDSSSSKKRKLCKFGNEEKKMVLEGLEDVLLEPPREVDTKLEYRKSFKYLPDLSGDSLEGYSRRLFIEVGLAEENKGVIQWFEHNYPKKNTEFETRSINADDASAWLSKHVKEEEFVVMKAEAEVVEEMIKKRTVCLVDELFLECKNEWWQKGKRKSSRRRRAYWECLALYGRLRDEGVAVHQWWG